The Cryptomeria japonica unplaced genomic scaffold, Sugi_1.0 HiC_scaffold_48, whole genome shotgun sequence genome contains a region encoding:
- the LOC131862577 gene encoding nuclear transport factor 2-like: MESQQLQREFPASEVANEFVNQYYCVLNNCPDKLYEFYKDCSTITRPEPNGQLLHVTTLEAIKNNVVSSLNEGNAVKIGTVDSQEAYNESYIILVTGIILGHENVERKFAQSFFLAPQERGYFVLNDAFRYLEESQYSEDKTYMSANAVCDEPLQEEIVPAKEIQRFESQPSKLENKHATETVENEQQLKDIEKTISPPEETTKMSFLAVLLKENPHPIQRPTVVVKFPINTGLKANVPSQVHTTSQSLNSNSGKAPVNENSIHLRNLPWNSTITLLEEEFKKYGSIKPGGIQIRANKEKNFCYGFIEFQSSTSVESAVKASPIVISGRRVYVEKKRLAGFRDNIPNGVKRGGDRQGRNGYARNF; encoded by the exons ATGGAATCCCAGCAGTTACAAAGAGAATTTCCTGCCTCTGAG GTTGCAAACGAATTTGTGAACCAGTATTACTGTGTTCTAAACAACTGTCCAGATAAGCTATACGAGTTCTACAAAGATTGCAGCACTATCACCCGCCCTGAACCCAATGGTCAATTGTTGCATGTAACAACCCTAGAA GCTATTAAAAACAATGTAGTGTCTTCGCTCAATGAGGGAAATGCGGTTAAAATAGGAACTGTGGATTCACAAGAAGCTTATAATGAATCTTATATCATATTGGTAACTGGGATCATATTAGGGCACGAGAATGTCGAAAGAAAATTTGCCCAGTCTTTCTTTTTAGCACCACAGGAGAGAGGCTATTTTGTTCTAAACGATGCATTTCGGTATTTGGAAGAATCCCAGTATTCAGAAGACAAAACTTATATGTCGGCTAATGCTGTTTGTGATGAGCCTTTGCAGGAAG AGATAGTTCCTGcaaaagaaattcaaagatttgaaTCACAACCTTCGAAATTGGAAAATAAACATGCTACTGAAACTGTTGAGAATGAACAACagcttaaggatattgagaaaacTATTTCACCACCAGAAGAAACAACAAAAATGAGTTTTCTAGCAGTC CTTTTGAAAGAGAACCCACATCCTATTCAAAGGCCAACCGTTGTGGTGAAATTTCCAATAAATACCGGACTGAAAGCAAATGTACCATCACAAGTACATACAACATCACAATCCTTGAACTCTAATTCTGGAAAAGCCCCAG TCAATGAGAACTCAATCCATTTAAGAAATTTGCCATGGAATTCTACAATTACTTTGCTTGAAGAAGAGTTTAAAAAATATGGTTCTATAAAGCCTGGTGGAATTCAAATCAGAGCCAACAAG GAAAAAAACTTTTGCTATGGTTTCATTGAGTTCCAATCATCAACTTCTGTGGAGAGTGCTGTAAAG GCATCTCCTATTGTCATCTCTGGGCGTCGCGTATATGTTGAAAAGAAAAGGTTGGCTGGTTTCAGAG ACAATATTCCAAATGGCGTAAAGAGAGGAGGCGATCGTCAAGGACGCAATGGCTATGCAAGAAATTTCTAA
- the LOC131862578 gene encoding nuclear transport factor 2-like translates to MESQQLQREFPASEVANEFVNQYYCVLNNCPDKLYEFYKDCSTITRPEPNGQLLHVTTLEAIKNNIVSSLNKGNAVKIGTVDSQEAYNESYIILVTGIILGHENVERKFAQSFLLAPQERGYFVLNDAFRYLEESQYSEDKTYMSANAVCDEPLQEEIVPAKEIQRFESQPSKLENKHATETVENEQQLKDIEKTISPPEETTKMSFLAVLLKENPHPIQRPTVVVKFPINTGLKANVPSQVHTTSQSLNSNSRKAPVNENSIHLRNLPWNSTITLLEEEFKKYGSIKPGGIQIRANKEKNFCYGFIEFQSSTSVESAVKASPIVISGRRVYVEKKRLAGFRGISQSLN, encoded by the exons ATGGAATCCCAGCAGTTACAAAGAGAATTTCCTGCCTCTGAG GTTGCAAACGAATTTGTGAACCAGTATTACTGTGTTCTAAACAACTGTCCAGATAAGCTATACGAGTTCTACAAAGATTGCAGCACTATCACCCGCCCTGAACCCAATGGTCAATTGTTGCATGTAACAACCCTAGAA GCTATTAAAAACAATATAGTGTCTTCGCTCAATAAGGGAAATGCGGTTAAAATAGGAACTGTGGATTCACAAGAAGCTTATAATGAATCTTATATCATACTGGTAACTGGGATCATATTAGGGCACGAGAATGTCGAAAGAAAATTTGCCCAGTCTTTCCTTTTAGCACCACAGGAGAGAGGCTATTTTGTTCTAAACGATGCATTTCGGTATTTGGAAGAATCCCAGTATTCAGAAGACAAAACTTATATGTCGGCTAATGCTGTTTGTGATGAGCCTTTGCAGGAAG AGATAGTTCCTGcaaaagaaattcaaagatttgaaTCACAACCTTCGAAATTGGAAAATAAACATGCTACTGAAACTGTTGAGAATGAACAACagcttaaggatattgagaaaacTATTTCACCACCAGAAGAAACAACAAAAATGAGTTTTCTAGCAGTT CTTTTGAAAGAGAACCCACATCCTATTCAAAGGCCAACCGTTGTGGTGAAATTTCCAATAAATACCGGACTGAAAGCAAATGTACCATCACAAGTACATACAACATCACAATCCTTGAACTCTAATTCTCGAAAAGCCCCAG TCAATGAGAACTCAATCCATTTAAGAAATTTGCCATGGAATTCTACAATTACTTTGCTTGAAGAAGAGTTTAAAAAATATGGTTCTATAAAGCCCGGTGGAATTCAAATCAGAGCCAACAAG GAAAAAAACTTTTGCTATGGTTTCATTGAGTTCCAATCATCAACTTCTGTGGAGAGTGCTGTAAAG GCATCTCCTATTGTCATCTCTGGGCGTCGCGTATATGTTGAAAAGAAAAGGTTGGCTGGTTTCAGAGGAATTTCGCAAAGCCTTAATTAA
- the LOC131862579 gene encoding nuclear transport factor 2-like, with amino-acid sequence MESQQLQREFPASEVANEFVNQYYCVLNNCPDKLYEFYKDCSTITRPEPNGQLLHVTTLEAIKNNIVSSLNEGNAVKIGTVDSQEAYNESYIILVTGIILGHENVERKFAQSFFLAPQERGYFVLNDAFRYLEESQYSEDKTYMSANAVCEEPLQEEIVPAKEIQRFESQPSKLENKHATETVENEQQLKDIEKTISPPEETTKMSFLAVLLKENPHPIQRPTVVVKFPINTGLKANVPSQVHTTSQSLNSNSGKAPVNENSIHLRNLPWNSTITLLEEEFKKYGSIKPGGIQIRANKEKNFCYGFIEFQSSTSVESAVKASPIVISGRRVYVEKKRLAGFRDNIPNGVKRGGDRQGRNGYARNF; translated from the exons ATGGAATCCCAGCAGTTACAAAGAGAATTTCCTGCCTCTGAG GTTGCAAACGAATTTGTGAACCAGTATTACTGTGTTCTAAACAACTGTCCAGATAAGCTATACGAGTTCTACAAAGATTGCAGCACTATCACCCGCCCTGAACCCAATGGTCAATTGTTGCATGTAACAACCCTAGAA GCTATTAAAAACAATATAGTGTCTTCGCTCAATGAGGGAAATGCGGTTAAAATAGGAACTGTGGATTCACAAGAAGCTTATAATGAATCTTATATCATATTGGTAACTGGGATCATATTAGGGCACGAGAATGTCGAAAGAAAATTTGCCCAGTCTTTCTTTTTAGCACCACAGGAGAGAGGCTATTTTGTTCTAAACGATGCATTTCGGTATTTGGAAGAATCCCAGTATTCAGAAGACAAAACTTATATGTCGGCTAATGCTGTTTGTGAAGAGCCTTTGCAGGAAG AGATAGTTCCTGcaaaagaaattcaaagatttgaaTCACAACCTTCGAAATTGGAAAATAAACATGCTACTGAAACTGTTGAGAATGAACAACagcttaaggatattgagaaaacTATTTCACCACCAGAAGAAACAACAAAAATGAGTTTTCTAGCAGTT CTTTTGAAAGAGAACCCACATCCTATTCAAAGGCCAACCGTTGTGGTGAAATTTCCAATAAATACCGGACTGAAAGCAAATGTACCATCACAAGTACATACAACATCACAATCCTTGAACTCTAATTCTGGAAAAGCCCCAG TCAATGAGAACTCAATCCATTTAAGAAATTTGCCATGGAATTCTACAATTACTTTGCTTGAAGAAGAGTTTAAAAAATATGGTTCTATAAAGCCTGGTGGAATTCAAATCAGAGCCAACAAG GAAAAAAACTTTTGCTATGGTTTCATTGAGTTCCAATCATCAACTTCTGTGGAGAGTGCTGTAAAG GCATCTCCTATTGTCATCTCTGGGCGTCGCGTATATGTTGAAAAGAAAAGGTTGGCTGGTTTCAGAG ACAATATTCCAAATGGCGTAAAGAGAGGAGGCGATCGTCAAGGACGCAATGGCTATGCAAGAAATTTCTAA